Sequence from the Paenibacillus riograndensis SBR5 genome:
ATCAATGTCGATTTGCCCGCTCCGTTTGGTCCCAGCACCCCCAGGATTTCTCCCCTTTGAATGAGAAAAGAAATATCTTCGTTGGCTTTGATTTTGCCCTTTTTGTAGACCATATTGACGCACTCTACCTCGTAGATCCAGCTATCCATTTCTCCCCATCTCCTTCGCTATCGCAAAAGCAAGCTTTTGGTCTGATCCATCAACGCAGCCAGCCGCTCAGTGTCCAGCACATAGTAGATCCGGCTATCCGTTCGGGTGATTCGGATTAAATTCAGGTCAATCAGCAGGTTCGTATGGTAGTTGATTGCTGCCGGTGTCAGCATTAATAGCTGCGCCAGTTCGCCTGCATACCGGTTGCTCTGTTTCAGCAGCCCGATAATTTCCAGCCTCCGTTTGTCGGAGATTACCTTCAGGAACTGTTCAATCGCTTCCTTCTCTTCACGCTGACTGGCCAAAGCATCATTACGGTATCCGAGAATCATCCAATCCAGCCGGGACACGCCCTCAAAATGCCGGAAATCCACGCGGACCTGTGAGATATAGCTGACGTGAACCCGGGTATCGTTTACGATTAGCTCTTTACCGGAATTGGCAATCTCTCCAAAAGCCTTCTCCGGCTGTTCGTGAAAATAAACGTCATAACGAGCCGCGCCTTCCTCTCCAAGCTCCCTTAACCGCTCCCTTAGGACTAGAAAGCCGTGACGGAAAAAAGAATCGAGTAAAATCTGCGTTCTCCGCTTGAACTCCCCGGGAAACCTTGCATAGTCCATAAGTTCAGCGTGAAGTTCTCCATCCGGCAGCGGAACAGCGGCAACCAGCCGATGCAGAAGAGCGGAATCCTGACAAACCTCCTCAAAAGAAAAGCCGCCTCGCCAATCCGGGCCGGAGCTTGCATACACAGCCTCAACCAGCATCGCTGCCAGTTCCCCAGGTTGACGCTTGTTATAGCATTCCATCCAGGCCTCTACGGTCTCCACTTTATCATCATCGTAAAACACCTGGGAAAGAACGGCATCCAGACGGTCGTACGTCAGGGTCTTTCCAAAAAAACGGGCCAGTTCCTCTTTGACATGCCGGGATATTCGGCTTATGACGTCTTCCAGCATCTCCGTGAATTGGGGGTCTGGTGTAAACTTTAGCTCCTGCGCAAGCTCGTTCATGGACTCAACCTTGGCGGCCATCGTCAGTGCGGCAATGAATTCCAGCGGCTCGCAGTAGTCAAACTTCATCATCTTCACAATTTCATCCGGGTTAATAATTCCTTCCCCCTTCGGTTTTAAATATGAATTTAACTAATATAGAAATTTGTTAAGTATTCGTTAAACAAATCATAACAAGCTAATTCTTCCATGTCAATATTCCTTAACTTATATAAAAAAAGTAAATACATTTGCCTGTCCAGATTGGAGGAAAATCCTTTTTATGTGTCGAAATGTAAATCGAATTGTTTTTTTGTGCTCTGCATATCCAAATCCATATGATGAAGGCAGGTAATTCGATGAGGATCTCCATTGTTTGCAGGGAACTGTCCGGCAGAGGCGGGATGGAAACGGTATTTAAAAATGTAATCACACACTTGATGCAGAAGGGTGATGAGGTTGAACTCATTATATTTGGGGGATCGCATGATAAAAAGTGGCTGGAGTCGGTTCCGCATCACATTATTGAAATGCCCCGATCCAACCTGATAAAAATTTATTATAATTCGCTGGTTGTATATTCCAGACTGCTGCGCAATTTCAATCCTGAGGTCATTCTGGTGACTGATCCCTACTTTATCTATCAAACAAAATTGGTGACTTCCCGGATGAAAAGAAAACCAGCCATTGGGTCCTGGGTTCACTTTGAGCTGTCTGCGTTAATAAAGGTTCAGCAGCTGGCCTCGGCCCACTTCCATTTGGCCATTAGCAAAGGAATTGGCAGGCAAATTGAGAAAGTGAACGGGGGCAGAAGCGATAATGTCCATATCATCTATAATCCTGTCGCCATTTCTGAAATGACCGTGCCTCGACCGGATATCGCCACTTTTTTGTATGTAGGCCGGCTGGAAGATGAGTATAAAAAAATAAGTGATTTCTTAAAGGCCCTCTCTCAATTAAAGGGAGAGTTCAAAACCATTATGATTGGCGACGGGCCGGATCATGAACCATTAGTTGCCTTGTCCCGGCAATTGGGGATCAATGACAGGGTTGAATGGAGAGGCTGGCAATATAACCCCTGGGATCAACTCCCTCCCGTTTCCTGTTTAGTATTAACATCACGGCTGGAAGGATTTGGACTGGTGCTTGTTGAGGCTATGTCCAAAGGCATACCATGCATCAGCACAGATTGCCCATCAGGTCCATCCGAGATTATCCGCGGAGGCGAGAACGGATGGTTAGTTCCCCCCGGTGATGTCGGGGCTATTTCCTCCATGCTGCAAAATGTCATTGATCAACCGGAAATACTGCCGTCACAGGAGGCGGTTCGGGAATCTGTAAAGCATTTTGATACCAGCCTCCTGATGAATAAGCTACGGGATGTCCTTCAGGCGGAAATTAACAAAAAAGATAAAAATATCCTTTCTGTTTGATTGCTTATATTAGCAAGCGCTGTTCTGCTAAATTCCTTTTTGTCTTAGGAATGAGAATATAGAATCGACCGCAAGCCTGACTCCTCCGGACAATTGGAACGAGCGTTTCAGCTTGTCTCCGTTCTCTTTGTACTTTTTATCCTGATAAATTTTGTAAGCCGTTTCACGCAGCTCCCTAGGGCTAATCTCAGAATTCCTTACATAAATCCCAGCCTCCATGTCATCCAAATGGCTGGATATGGTGAACTGGTCGGCTCCCTGTGGAAACATGATCATGGGTACATTATTGTGAACAGCCTCGCACACACTATTATATCCCCCATGTGTGATGAAGACGTCTGCTCTTTCCAAGACATCCATCTGGGGGTGAAAGGCACTCAAATAAAAATTATCAGGGACGGGGATATCGCCAATATCCACAAGACTGCCAATGGACATTACAATCTGCCATTCGGTATCCCTGAACGCATCAAAGCACTTTTGATAAAAGCCGGGGCGGTTCGTATAGATTGAGCCTAACGAAATATAGATAAGCGGCTTGCCCGACATCTCTTCGATACGGGAATCTACGCCTGTCCGATCCTGACGGATGTTAGGTCCGATGAATGCATAGCTTTCATCAAAGGTATCCGCAAACGGCTGAAACTCTTTTGTGGTGTATACAATATTAAGCTCCTCCCGTCCTGTAAATGCATCAAGCGCATCAAAGTCCTTGATTCCATGAGCCATAGCGATTTGCTTGGACATTACGTCCAATTCTTCGCTTAAACGGCTCTTCCCAAGAGAATCCAGGTATTCCTGTCCTTTGTCAGGGGGAATGCGAAATACATTTTCCAGGAAGTACAATGGAGCAGCATCGATCATGGTTTTGTTAATAGCAAAGGTAAGCACGTAGCACAAGACCGGGACATCAAGGACACTGGCTAGTTGTTTCCCCCAAAAGGCATCACAGTCCCGGATGATATAATCCGGGTTATCGGCCATAACCTCCGGCAAGATGGCGTTGATGATCTTTTTGCTTTTTTCGATGACCCCCGGCACGAGATAGTTTAGCAGTACTTTGGGATGTTCGACCTCAATAGTAGTGGCGCTGTTGTCGAACATCCCTCTTGCGTGCCCATAGCTTCGGAATGTCACCCCCATTGCCTCGATGGTTTCCCTGAAACTCTCGTTGGAATAATAAATAACCTCTTCGCCCCGTGACACCAACTCCCTCACCAAAGTAAGGGTTGGCATCACGTGGCTGTAAAAAGGAAAGCTCAAAAACACGATTTTGGACACTGTATGACATCCTTTCGCCCAGAAAAATAACCGCCTGCACAGAGGAGCTAAACGACAATGGCTTCTGAGATAAAAGCCAGAATAGCGTCTGCCCCCAGCTTTGCTCCGCCGGATAACCGGAAGGAGTCTGCCAATTTCTCACAATTCCGTCGATACTCACTATTCTTATAAACACCCTCCACGGTTTCCAGCAATTCCACAGGAGATATCTCCTGGTTTCTCACATAAACACCTGCACCGGTTTCTTCTATACGGCTGGAGGTAGCCACCTGGTCGGCACCCTGCGGAAACAAGACCAGCGGCACATGATTATCGATCGCTTCACTTAAACTGTTGTAGCCCCCATGTGACAGGAACACATCTACCTGCGACATCAGCTCTACCTGCGGAACCTGATTTGCCACTACAAAGTTTGCCGGAACATCGCCCAGCAATGAAATATCCACCTTCTTTCCAACGGACATAATGACTGAAAATCCGGTGTCCCTGAACGCTTCCATGCATCTTTTATAAAGCTCCAGCGTGTTATTAAAAATATTTCCGAAGGCGATGAGCAGCACGGGCCTATCCGCCTCTTTTTGAAACGGAAAATCCGTTTTTTCTTTGCTTGCCCGCACGCTCGGACCGATAAAAACGTAGTTGTCGCCAAATGTTTCCGCGTAGGGCTGAAACTCCCTGGAGGTATACACAATGTTGAATTCATCACCACCTGCCAGCGCGTCCAGTACAGTGTATCCCTCAACACCTTGTTCCTTGGCGATCCCTGCTGCAATATGATCCAGAACCTGGCTGACACTTTCCTTCTCCGCAACCGGCAGCGAATCCGCGGACATGCTGAATACAGATTCCATAAAACCTTCCTTGTTGATATCCATCATCCTGTTATTTAATGCAACGGTAGTGATATAACAAACGACCGGCACATCCAATATATTACCGAGCAGCCTTCCCCAATAAGCCTCGCAATCTCTTACGATATAATCAGGGTTATCGGCCAGTACACGGTTGACTATTCTTTGCACCACTTTTTTGGACTTCAAAATTTTACTTGGCACGAGCGAGTATAAAATATCAACGGGTGTCGGATACCCGGCATAATTAATCTGATCGGTCGCCGCTTCCAGTAGCCCAATGATGTCTCCATAATCTCTGAAGACCGCTCCTGTCTCTTCTACGGCATCCTTGTACGCCTCAACCGAGTAGTAAATCACCTCCTCTCCCCGTTCAAGCAGTTCACGAACTAACGCCAAGGATGGAATGACGTGGCTATAGAAAGGGTAGCTCAGAAAAATTACCTTTGACATGTTTGCACATTCCTCCTAATCTCGTTGCGTAACAATGGGCTGGATGTTTCCTGCGGCCTCCTGCAGGACAAATAAAAGGTCATCTCTATCTTCTTCAAATGGCAGGATGATTTTTAGCTTCAAATAGTCTTCTCCCTGCCAGACATAGAACCCGATCTTCCCGTTGCTGTCTTCTGCCCGCTCACCATATTCTGCGCTGACCGCAATTTCTTGCAATGTGAGATCCTCGCTGCAGGATTGTAAGACACCATAGTAGTTGAACATGATCGACGCACCTGAATATAGCTTCTCAAGAAGCCTGGAGGTCTCCGCAAAAGGATAAGCCGTCCCTCCATTCAGCATCAGATTGACAAAGCTGATGTTACCCTTGACACATTCATTAACCAGATGCTGAATCCATTTTTCGAGGGAATCCGTTTGGTTATTTCCCGCCAGCACTGGTATAACATCTGCAAAGTCTCCGACGATATCGTAATAGAGATTCTCTTCATAACGTCTTCCGTTATTCACCAGCCAAAAAGGTACCTCGCGGATTCCAAACATTTTGCCGCAAAGGGGAATCATTACCTCTAAAGCGAGCTGCCAATGCGACTTCTCCTTGTTTCCCAGCCTCAGGGGGATAACCAGATCTAGCATTGTAGATTTATGCCTGTTTTTGGAGTTGATGTACTTCTCCAATTCTCTGGCCTGCGCTGCAAATGCGGCCAACCGGAACATCCCGCACAATTGCTGCTCGCTTAGATTTTGGGGTCCCTTTTGCATTTGGTCCGCATAATCCCAATAGTTCTGATGATGCTTTAGGGAGTGAACAGGCAGTGAAGAGTCGCCGGCAAAGTAAGCAGCCAATTGATCCGTGATAATCCCCAGGCTTAATCCATCAGAAACTGCGTGATCGGCAGAATACAGCAGCATATAATCTTCAGGAGCGGTTTGGACCAGAACTAAACGGTATAATAATCCATTGTCCCGTTCAAATGGAAGTTTGTTGAAATGATCTTGCAAATAAGCCAGACATTCACTTCTCCGTGCTGCATCAAAACCGGACAGATCAATCAATATAAACGGAAGATTATATACAGAGCCATGTTCGTAAAAATACGTATTTTCTCCGTCATTTACGATTACAGATCTCAACAGCACCTGTTCGTTTACGAGCCGCAAAATAGCTTTTTGAATCTTGCCAATATCGCCGCAGCTCCGAAATGGAATGGAAGTATGGACCTTTTCGGCATTCATCAGATGGTATTTCTGAACAGCCGCCGGTAAATGTTTCCCAACCAACGGGGCATTTCGGATACTTTCCGTATGCCTTAGCTCTTGATCCTTTATCTCAGCCAGCCATATGCTGCATAATACTTCTATAGAAGCATCCCCTTCAGTGCCAGATGAATCGATTCTTCCAACAGGGTTCTCCACGATTGGATTATTTCGCAGATCCCGGACACATTCCGAGAGCTCGGCAATCTTCTGGCGATGAAACAGATCCTTGATTTCCATATGCAGCCGGTGCTTACCCAGTATTGCAGCCACTTGCATTGCCTTCAGAGAATCTCCGCCAACCTCAAAGAAATTATCTTCGATTCCCACCTTTTCCAGCCGCAGCACTTCTTCCCAGACTTCCGCCAGCATCAACTCGATTTCGTTCCTAGGGGGAATGTATCCGGAATGGCGCTGCATACTATTCTCCGGCACAGGCAATAATTTCTGATCAATCTTGCCGTTGGAGGTCAACGGGAAAGCCTCCATTCGGACAAAATACGCAGGAATCATAAATTCAGGCAATTTGCTCAGGAGCTGCTTCCTTAATTCGGTCACTGAATAATCCATTGCGGAAATGTAGTAAGCACAGATGCTGGCATGCTGAAGCTGATTTTTTCGGTGTGTTACGATTACATCTTTAATGCCCTCGATCTTAAGCAATTCCGCTTTAATTTCTTGAGGCTCAACCCTGAAGCCCCTTATTTTGACCTGCTCGTCCATCCGGCCCAAATACTCTAGATTCCCATCCGGCAGCCATCTAGCCAAGTCGCCTGTCCGGTACACTTTTCCGATTCTGGAATCGGCAGCAGTAATTATTTTATCCGCGGTCATCTCAGGCCGCTTCCAGTACCCCCTGGTCAAGCCTATACCGCCAATACACAGTTCTCCCGGAATTCCCACCGGTTGAAGATTGCGATATTTATCCAGGATATACATTTGAGTATTCAGTATCGGCTTGCCTATCGGAACGGGGTCATCCACTTCACCTTGCTTATTGGCGATCCAAACCGAAGAATATACGGTCGTTTCCGTCGGTCCATAGGCATTGATGTACTCGCATTTCCTTTTCCATTCATTGACCAGTCCGGATGAAATCGCTGAACCGATCGTAATCATCTTGTCAACCGTATGAATGTTATTTGGATTCAAATTGGCCAAATAAGTCGGCGGCAGGATTGCTGCCGTAATCCTGTTGGAATTTAGAAATGCTTCGAAGCAGCTGTTGTCATTCAGGATCTCCTTGGTCGTGAGACATAAAGTGCCGCCCAGCAAGATGGACATGGAAATATCCATTAATGATACGTCAAAGGAAATGCTGGAAAATTGAACAACCCGCTCGCGGTCCTGAATTTTAAGCTGCTCCTTGTTGGAGGCGGTCAAGTTCACGATCCCTTTGTGCTCCAGTAAAGTTCCCTTAGGCTTTCCGGTTGTGCCGGAAGTATAGATCATATAAGCCAAGTCGCTTGACCGGTTTATTACAGGGAGGTTGGAGCCATCCATATTGTTCAGTCCGGCGCAATTCAGATCTATAACTTCCCCGTCGAAATCCAGCCAGTTATAAGGAATGTTCTGGGTCAGCACTAATTGTATGCCGCTGTCTTCAATCATGAATTTGATTCTTTCACCCGGATAGTCCGGGTCGATCGGTAAATACGCGCCTCCAGACTTAAGAATGCCCAGCCAACCGATCATCATTTCAAAAGAACGCTCAAACATGAGGCCCACCACTGAACCGGCGGTGACGCCTTTCTCTCTCAGCAATCGCGCCAACTGATTTGCTCTCTTATTCAGCTCACCGTAACTCATGGTTTGATCAAGAAACTCCAGGGCAGGCTCATCACCGCGGCGTTTCGCCTGTTCTTCGAACAATCCATGAATGGTTTGATCGGCCGGCAAGTCAAACGAAGTCTGGTTGAAAGCCAATATCTGCTGGACAGCATTCTCTGAAACCATGCAGATATCGGATATCCTAATCTCCCGGTCCGCAATGACCTGGTTGACTATTGCTTTGAGATAATCGATCATGGTCTCCACGGTTTCGCGTTTGAATAATCTGGTGCAGTATTCGAAGCTGCAGTGCAGCAATCCATCCAGTCCTTCCAGACAATGAAGGGTAATATCGAACCTTGAAATGTTATGCTCGTGTTCATAGAAAGATACCTTCATCTCTCCGAACTGAAACTGATTGACGGCGATATTCTGCAGGATAAGCATCGCATCAAAAAGGGGATTCCGTCCCGTGTCCCTCACGATGTCCAGTTTTGAAATCATTTCTTCAAATTGATAATCCTGGTTGTCAAAGGCACTCAGTGCACTGCTTTTGACCTCATTTAAGAAATCCTTGAAACGTTTATTCCCTGCGGGGAAATTTCTCATCGCCAAAGTATTCGAGAACATGCCCATGACACTTTCCAGTTCAACCTGCCTTCTGCGTGTGACAGGGGAACCCACTATAATGTCTTCCTGGTTCGTAATTTTTGACAGCATAATATTAAAAAGGGCTAATAGAAGCATATACAGCGTCGCGCCATTGTCGCCCGCAAGCTCTTTGAGCTTGCGAGTAGTTTCTTTATCGAGAGTAAAAGGAATTTTGCTTCCTTCATAACTCTTGTGAACCGGTCTCTTGTAATCAACGGGCAATTCCAGCAGCGGAACTTCGCCCTTGAACATTTTCAGCCAGAACTCTTCCTGCTGCTTGAAATCCCCGTTCTCAGCGGATTCCTTCTCCCATACGGAAAAATCCTTAAACTGAATTTCCGGCTCCGGCAGTACGGCATTCCCATAAAGCAGGGCCAGTTCTTTAATGAACAACCCAATCGAAATCCCGTCAGATATAATATGATGCATATCGAACATAAAAAGATAATGGCGGCTGGCGATTTTGATGATCTTCACCCTGAACAGCGGGGATGTGTCTAAATCAAAAGGCTGAATGAACCTGTCTGCCTCTAAGCGGATATCGTCTATTTTCTCTTCTGTATAATCAATTGAAAAATCAATAGTGTCATGCACAACCTGAACCGGCTCATGATGTATCATATGGAATGAGGTTCTTAATATTTCATGGCGGGAGATCATTTGCCTAAGGACGCTTTCCACCTGACCAACATCCAGTTCTCCCTCCATCACCATCACTTCCGGCATATTATAGCTCGTAGATTCCCCTTCCAGATGGTATAGGGCGTACATTCTTTTCTGTGCTGAGGACATGGGGTAATAATCCCGTTTTTCTGTTGGCAGAATAGAGGAGTACGTGCCGGGACGTTTACTTTTAATCAAGGCCGCGAGGTTGCATATCGTTTGCTTTTCAAATATTTCATCCAATTCGATTTCTACCTGGAATTCCTTATGAAGCCTAGACAAAAGCATGGTTGCCTTCAGAGAATGGCCACCCAGCATAAAAAAATTATCATGAATCGAGACTTTGTCGACCTCCAGTACATTTTTCCAGATTTCCACCAGTCTGCTTTCAATTTCATTCGTCGGATGCTGGAACCGGGCCCCGAGTTCCTTAAGGTCCTGATTATTCCGCAAGGCATTCCTGTCCATTTTTCCTGTCGGCGTCATGGGGAACTGTTCCAGTTGAAAAAAGTGGGTTGGCAGCATATACTCCGGCAGAGACTTCGACAACGATTCCCTTAGCTCCAGCGCCGACAACACTCTGTCGCACACAATATAAGCACAAATTCTGGAGTTATCGTTCTGATCCTCCCATAGTGCAACTACCGCTTCCGTGATTCCGTTATATTCCAGCAAACGGTTTTCGATTTCTCCCAGCTCAATCCGGTAGCCTCTGAGCTTAACCTGTGTATCCGCCCTTCCGATAATTTCTATTTCCCCGCCCGTTGTCCAACGTGCAAGGTCTCCTGTCCGGTACATTCTTTCGTTGGCCTCAAATGGATTGCTGACGAACTTATCACGGGTAAGCACTTCATTATGCAAATATCCTCTCGCCAGACCGGCGCCTGAAATGCACAGCTCCCCGACCATACCCGCCGCTTTTAATTCCAGATTGTCGCCTACGATATAAACTCTGGTATTTCCGATAGGTTTTCCGATCGTCAGCTCTGTGTCATCCGGTTTCAGATCCCTTTTGAGGGTTGCCAGCACACTGCTTTCTGTTGGTCCGTATTCATTCACGATTTCCATTCCGGGATGCAGTTGCTTGCTAGCTATGAGTAAATTGGGTGTTACTTTCTCACCTGCTAAGGTAACGATGCGGAGGCTTTGGGCCTCCTCGGGCTTCATGTTCCGCAACAAGGCGCTGTATAAGGTGGGTACGGCGATAAAATGAGTGATTTTATGCAATGTGATCAATTGAATAATGGCTAAAGGATCTCTCGCTTCCGTTTCGTCCAAAAATACTACCGTGGCACCGGATACGATAGGCGTAAAAAAGCTGGTAAGGAATCCGTCGAAAATATAGGAAAACAACTGAAGCATACGGTCACTTGCATCAAAGCTGTATTCGCTTTTTCTCCACTGGATAGTGTTCGAAATGCTGCGGTGTTCGATAATAACACCTTTAGGCTGTCCCGTAGTACCCGATGTATAAATAACATAGGCGGGATGATCTAAAGCTCTGCCTAGAATTAAGTCCAGATCGCTTTCGTTCTCCAATAAGACATCATCATCCAGCCGAATGACTGTCAAACCGTCCCGCTTCAGCTTCTCTTCGGTCTGCTTGTTAGAGACGGCAACTTCGATCCCAGCATCTTCGATTAGAAATTGCAGTCTTTCCTCTGGGCTTTTTATATCCAGCGGCAAATAAGCCGCACCTGACTTCAAGATTCCCAATATGCCCACAGCCATATCGATTGACCGCTCGACAAGCAGCCCCACGATCTGGTTGGCCCCGACTCCTTGATTTCTGAGCACTCTGGCGAGCTTGTTGGCTTTGGCATTCAAATCTCTGTACGTTATGGATTGGTTGTTGAACTTGACTGCCACGTGGTCCGGAGTCTGGCGAACCTGTTTCTCGAACAGTTCATAGAGCGTCATGTCTTCCATGTTCTGATAGGTTCGCGTTTGCTCCTTTAAAAGCTTCAGCGATTCCTCCGCCGACAGCAAACTCATAGAACCAAGCTTGATGCTTACATTCTCCGCTGCCCCCTTCAGAATTTGGAAATATTGTTTGGCTAGCTGCATTACAAAATTTCTGGTGAAATATTTGAGGTTATATATTAAGTTCAGACTAATTCCAGCGTCATCCCGGGTAAAGCCAAAGACAATATTGCTGCCTACATCGGGAATGACCGCATCATTATGGATATTGGTCAGCAAACAAAGCACATGACGGACAAAAGAAAAATCACGATCGCTGATTGCCTGTACATCTTCGATGATTTTATCGAACGGATAATCCTGATGATCGTACGCTCCCAAGGTGGTTTCCCTGACTTGAAGCAGGCTTTCCCTGAACGTCATGCCGGTGGTAAACGTGTCAATAATCGGGACATAATGATTGTACGCCTCGCTGGTGCTGTTCTCGTCCATATATACAGGTGATGCGACAGTGATTATGCTGCTTTCGGTATGCTTTACAATCAGCCACTTCAACGCCGTCAGAAGTATATAGTAAAGAGAATCGTCGGACCGGTTGCTTAAATGCTGAAGCTGCTGGAACAGTCCATCAGGAATATCCAACCGCAGGCTTTCTTTGCCCTCTATGCCGAGAGCAGATTTGTGAGGGTCAGTCAGAATCCGGCTGTCTGTCTCGCTTCCAACAACCCTGTTTAACCAGTACTTTTTCTTCTTTTTCATTTCGGAAGTCGATAACAGAACGTTTATATTGGCATTTTGAATGGACATAATCTCGTTCAACCCCTATTCACATACAGGATGATGGATCAAAAATTGAAATCGGCGGCTTCTCTTCTGTTCGGCTTATTAAAGACATTCATCAGCTTCAGCTTCTCTTCTTGGCTTAACACTTCAACATCCCCGGCCTCAATTTGCGGGCACGCTGTTACTTGGCCGATTATAGCCAGCAGATAACTTTCCAGAATGCTGATCGTCTCCTTGTCATAAGCCAGCGCATTATACACAATGCGTATAATAAAATCCTCCCCCGGCTCGATGATGATACTGAAGTCATAATTGGTATGCTCAAGGATTTCGCACCCGGCAATTTGAAATCCGTATTCCATCTGCTGCCCGTCCGTGTCCCTTATTTCCCGGTCCAGAGGATAATTCTCGAACACCATCACATGATTGATCAAATCCCGGTGCGACCAAGCCTGGATATCGGATAAAGGAACATAACCATATTGCTCAGACGAGATGAAGCTG
This genomic interval carries:
- a CDS encoding non-ribosomal peptide synthetase, with the protein product MSIQNANINVLLSTSEMKKKKKYWLNRVVGSETDSRILTDPHKSALGIEGKESLRLDIPDGLFQQLQHLSNRSDDSLYYILLTALKWLIVKHTESSIITVASPVYMDENSTSEAYNHYVPIIDTFTTGMTFRESLLQVRETTLGAYDHQDYPFDKIIEDVQAISDRDFSFVRHVLCLLTNIHNDAVIPDVGSNIVFGFTRDDAGISLNLIYNLKYFTRNFVMQLAKQYFQILKGAAENVSIKLGSMSLLSAEESLKLLKEQTRTYQNMEDMTLYELFEKQVRQTPDHVAVKFNNQSITYRDLNAKANKLARVLRNQGVGANQIVGLLVERSIDMAVGILGILKSGAAYLPLDIKSPEERLQFLIEDAGIEVAVSNKQTEEKLKRDGLTVIRLDDDVLLENESDLDLILGRALDHPAYVIYTSGTTGQPKGVIIEHRSISNTIQWRKSEYSFDASDRMLQLFSYIFDGFLTSFFTPIVSGATVVFLDETEARDPLAIIQLITLHKITHFIAVPTLYSALLRNMKPEEAQSLRIVTLAGEKVTPNLLIASKQLHPGMEIVNEYGPTESSVLATLKRDLKPDDTELTIGKPIGNTRVYIVGDNLELKAAGMVGELCISGAGLARGYLHNEVLTRDKFVSNPFEANERMYRTGDLARWTTGGEIEIIGRADTQVKLRGYRIELGEIENRLLEYNGITEAVVALWEDQNDNSRICAYIVCDRVLSALELRESLSKSLPEYMLPTHFFQLEQFPMTPTGKMDRNALRNNQDLKELGARFQHPTNEIESRLVEIWKNVLEVDKVSIHDNFFMLGGHSLKATMLLSRLHKEFQVEIELDEIFEKQTICNLAALIKSKRPGTYSSILPTEKRDYYPMSSAQKRMYALYHLEGESTSYNMPEVMVMEGELDVGQVESVLRQMISRHEILRTSFHMIHHEPVQVVHDTIDFSIDYTEEKIDDIRLEADRFIQPFDLDTSPLFRVKIIKIASRHYLFMFDMHHIISDGISIGLFIKELALLYGNAVLPEPEIQFKDFSVWEKESAENGDFKQQEEFWLKMFKGEVPLLELPVDYKRPVHKSYEGSKIPFTLDKETTRKLKELAGDNGATLYMLLLALFNIMLSKITNQEDIIVGSPVTRRRQVELESVMGMFSNTLAMRNFPAGNKRFKDFLNEVKSSALSAFDNQDYQFEEMISKLDIVRDTGRNPLFDAMLILQNIAVNQFQFGEMKVSFYEHEHNISRFDITLHCLEGLDGLLHCSFEYCTRLFKRETVETMIDYLKAIVNQVIADREIRISDICMVSENAVQQILAFNQTSFDLPADQTIHGLFEEQAKRRGDEPALEFLDQTMSYGELNKRANQLARLLREKGVTAGSVVGLMFERSFEMMIGWLGILKSGGAYLPIDPDYPGERIKFMIEDSGIQLVLTQNIPYNWLDFDGEVIDLNCAGLNNMDGSNLPVINRSSDLAYMIYTSGTTGKPKGTLLEHKGIVNLTASNKEQLKIQDRERVVQFSSISFDVSLMDISMSILLGGTLCLTTKEILNDNSCFEAFLNSNRITAAILPPTYLANLNPNNIHTVDKMITIGSAISSGLVNEWKRKCEYINAYGPTETTVYSSVWIANKQGEVDDPVPIGKPILNTQMYILDKYRNLQPVGIPGELCIGGIGLTRGYWKRPEMTADKIITAADSRIGKVYRTGDLARWLPDGNLEYLGRMDEQVKIRGFRVEPQEIKAELLKIEGIKDVIVTHRKNQLQHASICAYYISAMDYSVTELRKQLLSKLPEFMIPAYFVRMEAFPLTSNGKIDQKLLPVPENSMQRHSGYIPPRNEIELMLAEVWEEVLRLEKVGIEDNFFEVGGDSLKAMQVAAILGKHRLHMEIKDLFHRQKIAELSECVRDLRNNPIVENPVGRIDSSGTEGDASIEVLCSIWLAEIKDQELRHTESIRNAPLVGKHLPAAVQKYHLMNAEKVHTSIPFRSCGDIGKIQKAILRLVNEQVLLRSVIVNDGENTYFYEHGSVYNLPFILIDLSGFDAARRSECLAYLQDHFNKLPFERDNGLLYRLVLVQTAPEDYMLLYSADHAVSDGLSLGIITDQLAAYFAGDSSLPVHSLKHHQNYWDYADQMQKGPQNLSEQQLCGMFRLAAFAAQARELEKYINSKNRHKSTMLDLVIPLRLGNKEKSHWQLALEVMIPLCGKMFGIREVPFWLVNNGRRYEENLYYDIVGDFADVIPVLAGNNQTDSLEKWIQHLVNECVKGNISFVNLMLNGGTAYPFAETSRLLEKLYSGASIMFNYYGVLQSCSEDLTLQEIAVSAEYGERAEDSNGKIGFYVWQGEDYLKLKIILPFEEDRDDLLFVLQEAAGNIQPIVTQRD